The Cellulomonas sp. S1-8 genome has a window encoding:
- the argF gene encoding ornithine carbamoyltransferase yields MTRHFLRDDDLSPREQAEVVELALAFRDDRFIRTPLSGPRAVAVIFDKPTLRTQVSFLTGIAELGGFPLLLDGSLARIGVRESIADTARVLGRQVSGIVWRTHAQTRIEEMAAMAGVPVVNALTDEFHPCQVLADLTTIAQHRGGVSALPGMTLAYVGDGANNMAHSYLLGGATAGLHVRVGTPGDALPDAAVLARAEEIAAVTGGSVAVVHDLAAAVDGADVVATDTWTSMGQESEADDRAQRFAAFRVDGAALALAAPDALVLHCLPAYRGKEITAEVLDGPQSVVWDEAENRLHAQKALLAFLLERS; encoded by the coding sequence GTGACCCGCCACTTCCTGCGTGACGACGACCTGAGCCCTCGCGAGCAGGCCGAGGTCGTCGAGCTCGCGCTCGCGTTCCGCGACGACCGCTTCATCCGCACCCCCCTGTCCGGTCCGCGCGCGGTCGCCGTGATCTTCGACAAGCCGACGCTGCGCACCCAGGTGAGCTTCCTGACGGGCATCGCCGAGCTCGGCGGGTTCCCGCTGCTGCTCGACGGGTCACTGGCCCGCATCGGGGTCCGCGAGTCGATCGCCGACACCGCGCGCGTCCTGGGCCGTCAGGTCTCCGGGATCGTGTGGCGCACGCACGCGCAGACCCGCATCGAGGAGATGGCCGCGATGGCGGGCGTGCCCGTCGTCAACGCCCTGACCGACGAGTTCCACCCGTGCCAGGTGCTGGCCGACCTGACGACGATCGCGCAGCACCGCGGCGGGGTCTCCGCGCTGCCCGGCATGACGCTCGCGTACGTCGGGGACGGCGCCAACAACATGGCGCACTCGTACCTGCTCGGCGGCGCGACCGCCGGCCTGCACGTGCGCGTGGGGACGCCCGGCGACGCACTGCCCGACGCCGCTGTCCTGGCGCGCGCGGAGGAGATCGCCGCGGTCACGGGCGGGTCGGTCGCGGTCGTCCACGACCTCGCGGCCGCGGTCGACGGCGCGGACGTCGTGGCGACCGACACGTGGACGTCGATGGGGCAGGAGTCCGAGGCGGACGACCGTGCGCAGCGGTTCGCGGCGTTCCGCGTCGACGGCGCCGCGCTCGCGCTCGCCGCGCCGGACGCGCTGGTGCTGCACTGCCTGCCCGCGTACCGCGGCAAGGAGATCACCGCCGAGGTCCTCGACGGTCCGCAGTCGGTCGTGTGGGACGAGGCCGAGAACCGGCTGCACGCCCAGAAGGCGCTGCTGGCGTTCCTCCTGGAGCGGTCATGA
- a CDS encoding arginine repressor: MSTPTVAATKAARHALVVALLQRGTVHSQAELAELLADEGVHVTQATLSRDLVELRAVKIRTATGSLAYAVPGEGGDRTPTMTGTEQLAARLARLCTELLVTAEASGNLVVLRTPPGGAQLLASAIDHSVLPTVLGTIAGDDTVLVISREPAGGEVLAARFLALAGEDRAGYA, from the coding sequence ATGAGCACGCCCACGGTCGCGGCCACGAAGGCCGCGCGCCACGCGCTCGTCGTGGCGCTCCTGCAGCGCGGCACGGTGCACTCGCAGGCCGAGCTCGCCGAGCTCCTCGCCGACGAGGGCGTGCACGTCACGCAGGCCACCCTCAGCCGCGACCTGGTGGAGCTCCGGGCCGTCAAGATCCGGACGGCGACCGGGTCGCTCGCGTACGCGGTGCCGGGGGAGGGGGGCGACCGCACCCCGACGATGACGGGCACCGAGCAGCTCGCGGCGCGGCTCGCGCGGCTGTGCACGGAGCTGCTGGTGACGGCGGAGGCGTCGGGCAACCTCGTCGTGCTGCGGACACCGCCCGGGGGCGCGCAGCTGCTGGCCTCGGCGATCGACCACTCGGTGCTGCCGACCGTGCTGGGCACGATCGCGGGCGACGACACGGTGCTCGTGATCTCGCGGGAGCCCGCGGGCGGCGAGGTGCTGGCGGCGCGGTTCCTCGCGCTCGCGGGCGAGGACCGCGCCGGTTATGCATAG
- a CDS encoding argininosuccinate synthase has translation MTERVVLAYSGGLDTSVGIGWIAEATGAEVIAVAVDVGQGGEDLEVIRRRALDCGAVEAYVADARDEFAEEYCMPALKANGLYLDRYPLVSALSRPVIVKHLVRAARQFGATTVAHGCTGKGNDQVRFEVGITSLAPDLKCLAPVRDLALTRDKAIEYAEKHKLPIATTKHNPFSIDQNVWGRAVETGFLEDIWNGPTKDVYTYTDDPTFPPVADEVVIRFEQGVPVALDEVPVTPLQAIQELNRRAGAQGVGRIDIVEDRLVGIKSREVYEAPGAIALIAAHQELENVTVEREQARFKRGVEQRWTELVYDGQWFSPLKKSLDVFIEDTQRYVTGDVRVVLHGGRATVTGRRSDSSLYDFNLATYDSGDTFDQSAARGFIEIYGLSSKLAAARDVKFGNAPDLGTQGGIDA, from the coding sequence ATGACCGAACGCGTCGTCCTCGCGTACTCCGGTGGCCTGGACACCTCCGTGGGCATCGGCTGGATCGCGGAGGCCACCGGTGCCGAGGTGATCGCCGTGGCCGTCGACGTCGGCCAGGGCGGCGAGGACCTCGAGGTCATCCGCCGCCGCGCGCTCGACTGCGGCGCGGTCGAGGCGTACGTCGCCGACGCGCGCGACGAGTTCGCCGAGGAGTACTGCATGCCGGCGCTCAAGGCCAACGGCCTGTACCTCGACCGGTACCCGCTGGTCTCGGCGCTGTCGCGCCCCGTCATCGTCAAGCACCTCGTGCGCGCTGCCCGCCAGTTCGGTGCCACGACGGTCGCGCACGGCTGCACCGGCAAGGGCAACGACCAGGTCCGCTTCGAGGTCGGCATCACGTCCCTCGCCCCCGACCTCAAGTGCCTCGCCCCCGTCCGTGACCTCGCGCTGACGCGCGACAAGGCGATCGAGTACGCGGAGAAGCACAAGCTCCCGATCGCGACCACCAAGCACAACCCGTTCTCCATCGACCAGAACGTGTGGGGTCGCGCGGTCGAGACCGGCTTCCTCGAGGACATCTGGAACGGCCCCACCAAGGACGTCTACACCTACACCGACGACCCGACGTTCCCGCCGGTCGCCGACGAGGTCGTCATCCGGTTCGAGCAGGGCGTGCCCGTCGCGCTCGACGAGGTCCCGGTGACGCCGCTGCAGGCGATCCAGGAGCTCAACCGCCGGGCCGGTGCGCAGGGCGTCGGCCGGATCGACATCGTCGAGGACCGCCTTGTCGGCATCAAGTCGCGCGAGGTCTACGAGGCGCCGGGCGCGATCGCGCTCATCGCCGCGCACCAGGAGCTCGAGAACGTCACGGTCGAGCGCGAGCAGGCCCGCTTCAAGCGGGGCGTCGAGCAGCGCTGGACCGAGCTGGTGTACGACGGCCAGTGGTTCTCGCCGCTGAAGAAGTCGCTCGACGTGTTCATCGAGGACACGCAGCGCTACGTCACCGGTGACGTCCGCGTCGTCCTGCACGGCGGCCGCGCCACCGTCACCGGCCGGCGCTCGGACTCGAGCCTGTACGACTTCAACCTGGCGACCTACGACTCGGGCGACACGTTCGACCAGTCGGCGGCCCGCGGGTTCATCGAGATCTACGGCCTGAGCTCCAAGCTCGCCGCGGCGCGTGACGTCAAGTTCGGCAACGCCCCCGACCTGGGGACGCAGGGAGGCATCGACGCGTGA
- the argH gene encoding argininosuccinate lyase — MTEQPGPLALWGGRFASGPAAALADLSRSTHFDWRLADDDITGSVAHAHVLHGAGLLSDIEVAGMVDALERLRADVASGAFAPLPDDEDVHTALERGLIERAGTDLGGKLRAGRSRNDQIATLVRMYLRRQSRVLSGLVLDVVDALVAQAEVAGDAPMPGRTHLQHAQPVLLAHHLLAHAWPLLRDVERWADWDARAARSPYGSGALAGSSLGLDPAAVAAELGFAGPVENSIDGTASRDVVAEFAFVAAMTGVDLSRIAEDVILWATKEFGFVRLHDAYSTGSSIMPQKKNPDVAELARGKAGRLVGDLTGLLTTLKGLPLAYNRDLQEDKEPVFDQVDQLTVLLPAFAGMIATLTFDTARMAALAPQGFSLATDIAEWLVREGVPFRVAHEVAGTCVRTCEERGIELWDLSDDDLAAISPHLTPDVRAVLSVEGSLASRDAVGGTAPVRVAEQRAAARDRAARLRADRT, encoded by the coding sequence GTGACCGAGCAGCCCGGCCCGCTCGCGCTGTGGGGCGGACGCTTCGCGTCCGGCCCCGCGGCGGCCCTCGCCGACCTGTCGCGCTCGACGCACTTCGACTGGCGACTCGCCGACGACGACATCACCGGATCCGTCGCGCACGCCCACGTGCTCCACGGCGCCGGTCTGCTGTCGGACATCGAGGTCGCCGGCATGGTCGACGCGCTCGAGCGGCTGCGGGCCGACGTCGCGTCGGGGGCGTTCGCACCCCTGCCGGACGACGAGGACGTGCACACCGCGCTGGAGCGTGGACTGATCGAGCGGGCCGGGACGGACCTGGGCGGCAAGCTGCGGGCCGGGCGCTCCCGCAACGACCAGATCGCCACGCTCGTGCGCATGTACCTGCGCCGGCAGTCGCGCGTGCTGTCGGGCCTCGTGCTCGACGTCGTCGACGCGCTCGTCGCGCAGGCGGAGGTGGCGGGCGACGCGCCCATGCCGGGCCGGACCCACCTGCAGCACGCCCAGCCCGTGCTGCTCGCCCACCACCTCCTGGCGCACGCGTGGCCGCTGCTGCGCGACGTCGAGCGGTGGGCCGACTGGGACGCGCGCGCCGCGCGCTCGCCGTACGGCTCCGGGGCGCTGGCGGGGTCGTCGCTGGGACTGGACCCGGCCGCCGTCGCGGCCGAGCTCGGGTTCGCCGGGCCGGTCGAGAACTCCATCGACGGCACCGCGTCGCGCGACGTCGTCGCGGAGTTCGCGTTCGTCGCGGCGATGACGGGGGTGGACCTCTCGCGCATCGCCGAGGACGTGATCCTCTGGGCCACCAAGGAGTTCGGGTTCGTGCGCCTCCACGACGCGTACTCCACGGGGTCGAGCATCATGCCCCAGAAGAAGAACCCCGACGTCGCCGAGCTCGCCCGCGGCAAGGCCGGACGCCTCGTCGGCGACCTCACGGGCCTGCTGACGACGCTCAAGGGCCTGCCGCTGGCGTACAACCGCGACCTGCAGGAGGACAAGGAGCCGGTCTTCGACCAGGTCGACCAGCTCACGGTGCTGCTGCCCGCGTTCGCCGGGATGATCGCCACGCTCACGTTCGACACCGCGCGCATGGCGGCGCTCGCCCCGCAGGGGTTCTCGCTGGCGACCGACATCGCCGAGTGGCTGGTCCGCGAGGGCGTGCCGTTCCGCGTCGCCCACGAGGTCGCCGGCACGTGCGTCCGGACGTGCGAGGAGCGCGGCATCGAGCTGTGGGACCTGTCGGACGACGACCTCGCCGCGATCAGCCCGCACCTGACGCCGGACGTGCGCGCGGTGCTGTCCGTCGAGGGCTCGCTGGCCTCCCGCGACGCGGTGGGCGGCACGGCCCCGGTGCGCGTGGCCGAGCAGCGCGCGGCCGCCCGTGACCGCGCCGCCCGGCTGCGCGCCGACCGCACCTGA
- a CDS encoding uridine kinase family protein, which yields MSATDRGPRPSDVTPGARAVVELALRSPRRLGRVRLVCIDGPAGAGKTTTAEQVVALLTQQGRTVAVVHLDDLYDGWQGLEGTLWPRLSAQVLEPLRRGLPGRFQRYDWAAGTFADWVDVPQADLLVVEGCGSARRAADAVASVRVWVGAPDDLRLARGLARDGAAAREHWTAWMADEREHFARERTCGRADVRLDEEGRVVVAGPSPDTPAPGRSGLA from the coding sequence ATGAGCGCCACCGACCGGGGGCCCCGGCCGAGCGACGTGACCCCCGGCGCCCGCGCCGTCGTCGAGCTCGCGCTCCGCTCCCCACGTCGGCTGGGGCGGGTCCGGCTCGTGTGCATCGACGGCCCGGCAGGTGCGGGCAAGACGACGACGGCGGAGCAGGTCGTCGCGCTGCTCACGCAGCAGGGTCGGACGGTCGCCGTCGTGCACCTCGACGACCTGTACGACGGCTGGCAGGGGCTCGAGGGGACCCTCTGGCCGCGGTTGTCGGCCCAGGTGCTGGAGCCGCTGCGCCGTGGCCTGCCGGGTCGGTTCCAGCGCTACGACTGGGCGGCCGGCACGTTCGCGGACTGGGTCGACGTGCCGCAGGCCGACCTGCTCGTGGTCGAGGGCTGCGGGTCGGCGCGGCGTGCGGCCGACGCCGTCGCCTCCGTGCGGGTGTGGGTGGGCGCCCCCGACGACCTGCGGCTGGCACGCGGGCTGGCGCGCGACGGCGCCGCGGCACGCGAGCACTGGACCGCGTGGATGGCCGACGAGCGCGAGCACTTCGCGCGCGAGCGCACCTGCGGACGGGCCGACGTGCGGCTCGACGAGGAGGGCCGGGTCGTCGTCGCGGGCCCGTCGCCGGACACGCCCGCGCCCGGGCGGTCCGGTTTGGCATGA
- a CDS encoding DNA-3-methyladenine glycosylase, whose protein sequence is MPPSERPVDRSDDDVVPGAGSVLARTWYAREPLAVARDLLGAFVTSCSDEGTVTVRLTEVEAYGGDDDPGSHAFRGRTARNAAMFAEPGRLYVYRHLGLHHCVNVVTEPAGRPSAVLLRAGEVVEGVELAWARRARAGSVDDERQLARGPARMAVCLGLDLEANGADLTERSGRVLVRRRDLSATQPVAASGPRVGVSGAGGDATLHPWRLWLTNEPTVSAYRRAYRSPTSDDAPPGAATSA, encoded by the coding sequence GTGCCACCCTCCGAGCGCCCCGTGGACCGGTCGGACGACGACGTCGTCCCCGGTGCCGGCTCCGTGCTCGCACGCACCTGGTACGCCCGCGAGCCGCTCGCCGTGGCACGCGACCTGCTGGGTGCGTTCGTGACGTCGTGCAGCGACGAGGGCACCGTGACGGTCCGCCTCACCGAGGTCGAGGCCTACGGCGGCGACGACGACCCGGGGTCGCACGCGTTCCGCGGCCGCACCGCCCGCAACGCGGCGATGTTCGCCGAACCCGGCCGGTTGTACGTCTACCGGCACCTGGGGCTGCACCACTGCGTGAACGTCGTCACCGAGCCCGCGGGCCGCCCGTCCGCCGTGCTGCTGCGCGCGGGTGAGGTCGTCGAGGGCGTCGAGCTGGCGTGGGCGCGGCGTGCGCGTGCCGGCTCCGTCGACGACGAGCGGCAGCTCGCGCGCGGGCCCGCACGGATGGCCGTGTGCCTGGGGCTCGACCTCGAGGCCAACGGCGCGGACCTGACGGAGCGCAGCGGGCGCGTGCTCGTCCGCCGGCGCGACCTGTCGGCGACCCAGCCGGTCGCGGCCTCCGGTCCCCGCGTCGGGGTGAGCGGCGCCGGCGGCGACGCCACGCTGCACCCGTGGCGGTTGTGGCTGACGAACGAGCCGACCGTGTCGGCGTACCGGCGCGCGTATCGGTCGCCGACGTCGGACGACGCCCCGCCAGGGGCGGCGACGTCGGCCTGA
- the tyrS gene encoding tyrosine--tRNA ligase, translating to MTDILDELAWRGLLSQHTDLDALRLELSAGPVALYCGFDPTAPSLHIGNLVQILTVRRLQDAGHRPYALVGGATGLIGDPKMAGERTLNAPDVVAAWVERIHAQIAPLLRFDGPNAATMVNNLDWTADLSAIDLLRDIGKHFRLGTMLAKDTVARRLHSEQGISFTEFSYQLLQGMDYLELFRRHDVRLQTGGNDQWGNLLSGVELVRKVEGTGVHALTTPLVTKADGTKFGKTESGAVWLDPTMTTPYAFYQFWLNADDADVAGYLKVFTFRTREEIAALEAAVAERPAAREAQRALAHDVTSLVHGAAAADAVVAASQALFGRGALDALDEGTLAAAVAELPTAPGQPGDPLVDLFAATGIVASKAAARRAIAEGGASVNNVRVAGEDAALAPGDLLHGRWAVLRRGKRTLAVVDAQAAATSS from the coding sequence GTGACCGACATCCTCGACGAGCTCGCCTGGCGCGGGCTCCTCTCCCAGCACACCGACCTCGACGCCCTGCGTCTCGAGCTGTCTGCCGGCCCCGTCGCGCTGTACTGCGGCTTCGACCCGACGGCGCCCAGCCTGCACATCGGCAACCTCGTCCAGATCCTCACCGTGCGCCGTCTGCAGGACGCGGGCCACCGCCCGTACGCGCTCGTCGGCGGCGCCACCGGCCTCATCGGCGACCCGAAGATGGCGGGGGAGCGCACGCTGAACGCGCCCGACGTCGTCGCGGCGTGGGTCGAGCGGATCCACGCGCAGATCGCACCGTTGCTGCGGTTCGACGGACCCAACGCCGCGACGATGGTGAACAACCTCGACTGGACCGCGGACCTGTCGGCGATCGACCTGCTGCGGGACATCGGGAAGCACTTCCGGCTCGGCACCATGCTCGCCAAGGACACCGTGGCGCGACGGCTGCACAGCGAGCAGGGCATCAGCTTCACCGAGTTCAGCTACCAGCTCCTGCAGGGCATGGACTACCTGGAGCTGTTCCGGCGGCACGACGTGCGCCTGCAGACCGGCGGCAACGACCAGTGGGGCAACCTGCTGTCGGGCGTCGAGCTGGTCCGCAAGGTCGAGGGGACGGGCGTGCACGCGCTCACCACGCCGCTGGTCACCAAGGCCGACGGCACCAAGTTCGGCAAGACGGAGTCCGGGGCCGTGTGGCTGGACCCGACCATGACGACGCCCTACGCCTTCTACCAGTTCTGGCTCAACGCGGACGACGCGGACGTGGCGGGCTACCTCAAGGTGTTCACCTTCCGCACGCGGGAGGAGATCGCCGCGCTCGAGGCGGCGGTCGCCGAGCGGCCGGCCGCCCGGGAGGCGCAGCGGGCGCTCGCGCACGACGTCACGTCGCTCGTCCACGGCGCGGCTGCTGCGGACGCGGTGGTCGCGGCGAGCCAGGCGCTCTTCGGCCGGGGCGCGTTGGACGCCCTCGACGAGGGGACGCTGGCCGCCGCGGTGGCCGAGCTGCCGACCGCGCCCGGGCAGCCGGGCGACCCGCTGGTCGACCTCTTCGCGGCCACCGGGATCGTCGCCAGCAAGGCGGCCGCCCGACGCGCGATCGCCGAGGGCGGCGCCTCCGTCAACAACGTCCGGGTCGCGGGCGAGGACGCCGCGCTGGCGCCCGGGGACCTGCTGCACGGTCGGTGGGCCGTGCTGCGGCGCGGCAAGCGGACCCTGGCAGTCGTCGACGCGCAGGCGGCGGCGACCTCCTCCTGA
- a CDS encoding HAD-IIA family hydrolase: MSARGLLGCDVPLATRYDLALVDLDGVAYRGHDPIDGAAEGLAGARAAGMRLVFVTNNASREPEAVAEQLSALDIPTRADEVMTAAQAAAELLATRVPTGEPVLVVGGAGLHTAVAAKGYRIVASADDAPVAVVQGYAAEIGWAQLAEAAYAVQRGAWHVASNLDLSLPTARGFAPGNGALVGAVRAATGVEPASAGKPSPTMYRLAVERAGATRPLVVGDRLDTDLAGARAGDIPGLHVLTGVSTARDAVLAEPGLRPHFLARDLRALLVPHPEPVAESGWWACRGAAARVVDGALELSGEPADDVDLVRVACAAAWDAVDGGAVLDPATVPDLLR, translated from the coding sequence GTGAGCGCACGGGGACTGCTGGGCTGCGACGTCCCGCTCGCCACCCGCTACGACCTGGCGCTCGTCGACCTCGACGGCGTCGCCTATCGGGGGCACGACCCGATCGACGGTGCGGCGGAGGGGCTGGCGGGGGCGCGGGCCGCGGGCATGCGCCTGGTCTTCGTGACGAACAACGCCTCACGCGAGCCGGAGGCCGTCGCCGAGCAGCTCAGCGCCCTCGACATCCCGACGCGGGCCGACGAGGTCATGACAGCGGCCCAGGCCGCTGCCGAGCTGCTCGCGACCCGCGTGCCGACCGGTGAACCCGTGCTCGTCGTCGGGGGAGCGGGCCTGCACACCGCGGTCGCCGCCAAGGGCTACCGGATCGTGGCGAGCGCGGACGACGCGCCCGTCGCGGTGGTCCAGGGGTACGCGGCCGAGATCGGCTGGGCACAGCTGGCGGAGGCCGCGTACGCCGTGCAGCGTGGCGCGTGGCACGTCGCGTCGAACCTCGACCTCAGCCTGCCGACGGCGCGCGGCTTCGCACCGGGCAACGGCGCGCTCGTGGGTGCCGTGCGCGCGGCGACCGGGGTCGAGCCGGCGAGCGCCGGCAAGCCCTCGCCGACGATGTACCGGCTCGCGGTCGAGCGCGCGGGGGCGACGCGGCCGCTGGTCGTCGGCGACCGGCTCGACACCGACCTCGCGGGAGCGCGGGCGGGCGACATCCCGGGGCTGCACGTGCTGACCGGGGTGAGCACGGCGCGCGACGCGGTCCTCGCCGAGCCGGGGCTGCGGCCCCACTTCCTCGCCCGCGACCTGCGCGCGCTGCTCGTGCCCCATCCCGAGCCGGTCGCCGAGTCCGGGTGGTGGGCATGCCGGGGGGCGGCCGCCCGCGTCGTCGACGGTGCTCTCGAGCTGAGCGGCGAGCCCGCCGACGACGTGGACCTGGTGCGCGTCGCGTGCGCCGCGGCGTGGGACGCCGTGGACGGCGGCGCAGTCCTCGACCCCGCGACGGTGCCCGACCTGCTGCGATGA
- a CDS encoding TlyA family RNA methyltransferase yields the protein MTTARLDAELVRRGLARSRGHAAQLVAAGRVRVDGAAARRPATQVDEAQDVRVDPDPDDPGYASRAARKLADALDAYGTDGPLVAGGTCLDAGASTGGFTDVLLRRGASRVVAVDVGHGQLVTRLRDDPRVEVREHVNVRDLRAGDVLPAPGVVVADLSFISLTLVLEPLLAVAAPGADLVLLVKPQFEVGRERLGHDGVVRDPARWHDALSTVCGRAAALGAVVGDVRPSTVPGTHGNVEFVLRAVAPGGDAAPPAIDVPTAVAAAVDAASSEGRR from the coding sequence ATGACGACTGCTCGGCTCGACGCCGAGCTCGTGCGGCGAGGCCTGGCGCGGTCGCGCGGGCACGCGGCGCAGCTCGTCGCCGCAGGGCGCGTGCGGGTGGACGGCGCTGCGGCCCGGCGCCCGGCGACGCAGGTGGACGAGGCGCAGGACGTGCGTGTCGACCCCGACCCGGACGACCCCGGGTACGCCTCGCGCGCGGCGCGCAAGCTCGCCGACGCCCTGGACGCGTACGGCACCGACGGCCCGCTGGTCGCGGGCGGGACCTGCCTCGACGCGGGCGCCAGCACGGGCGGCTTCACGGACGTCCTGCTGCGCCGCGGTGCGTCCCGCGTCGTCGCCGTCGACGTGGGGCACGGGCAGCTGGTCACCCGGCTGCGCGACGACCCGCGCGTCGAGGTGCGGGAGCACGTGAACGTCCGCGACCTGCGGGCGGGCGACGTGCTGCCGGCCCCCGGCGTCGTCGTCGCGGACCTGTCGTTCATCTCGCTGACCCTGGTGCTCGAGCCGCTGCTCGCGGTCGCCGCTCCCGGTGCGGACCTCGTCCTGCTGGTCAAGCCGCAGTTCGAGGTGGGGCGCGAGCGCCTCGGTCACGACGGCGTGGTGCGCGACCCCGCGCGGTGGCACGACGCCCTGTCAACGGTGTGCGGTCGTGCCGCGGCGCTGGGTGCGGTCGTGGGCGACGTGCGGCCCAGCACCGTGCCCGGCACCCACGGCAACGTGGAGTTCGTCCTGCGGGCGGTCGCGCCGGGCGGGGACGCCGCGCCGCCCGCGATCGACGTGCCGACCGCGGTGGCGGCGGC